One Mycolicibacterium doricum genomic window, ACCACGGTCAGCACGGCCAGGACGGCGACGGCGACGACCCAGCGGCCGATCGATCCGCCGCGATTGCGCTCGACCAGGCGCGGTTCGGGTCGCGGCATGTGCGCAATCGGTGCGGTGCGGTCCGGATGCGGTGCGGCGGCCAGCATCGAGGTCCGTTCGGCGTCGGTGAACACCTTCGGCGCCTCGGGCGGTTCGCCACTGTGCACCCGGACCAGGTCGGCACGCAGCTCCGCGGCCGTCTGATAACGGTTGTCAGGGTTCTTCGCCAGCGCCTTGAGCACGACGGCGTCCAGATCCGGCGTGATGTCCGCATGCTTGTGTGACGGCGGGACCGGGTCCTCCCGCACGTGCTGGTAGGCCACCGCGACGGGTGAGTCGCCGACGAAGGGCGGCTCACCGGTGAGCAGCTCGTAGAGCACGCAGCCCAGCGAATAGACGTCGGAGCGGGCGTCGACCTTCTCACCGCGGGCCTGCTCGGGCGACAGGTACTGTGCGGTGCCGATCACAGCCGCGGTCTGGGTCACGCTGCTCGAGTCGGCGAGCGCCTTGGCGATGCCGAAGTCCATCACCTTCACCGCGCCGGTCTTGCTGATCATGATGTTGGCCGGTTTGACGTCGCGGTGGATCGTGCCGTGCTGATGGCTGAAGTTCAGTGCCTGGCAGGCGTCGGCGATGACCTCCAACGCCCGCTTGGGCGGCATCGGGCCATCGGACTGCACGATGTCGCGCAGCGTGACACCGTCGACGTACTCCATCACGATGTACGGCAGCGGCCCGGTCGGCGTCTCGGCTTCCCCGGTGTCGTAGACGGCCACGATCGCAGGGTGGTTCAGCGCGGCGGCATTTTGCGCCTCCCGCCGGAACCGCAGATAGAAACTTGGGTCGCGGGCCAGGTCGGCGCGCAGCACCTTGATAGCGACGTCGCGGTGCAGGCGCGTGTCGCGGGCGAGGTGGACTTCCGACATCCCGCCGAAGCCGAGGATCTCGCCCAGTTCGTAGCGGTCTGACAGGTGCTGTGGGGTGGTCATGTCTGTGTTCGAAGCCATGTCTGTGCTGGGGCGGGCAGCGCCCGTAGGTGCGCGGATACAACAACCGCGTCGGGGCGGACTGCCCCGAATATGTCTCCACCATGACCGATGACCGCAGAAGAGGTCCAATCGGGCGTCCACTTGGGCATTGCGGCGGGCGACTGGTACGGCGTGGTCTCGACGATGGTGTTCGTCACGGTCTGCGGCGGCAGTTCGCTTTCCTTGCGGTCCTGGGCGTTGAGCACGATCAGGACCGCGATGACGATCGCGAGCGCGCCCAACACACCGGCGGCCCAGAGCAGGGCCCGCTGACCCGGGGAGAACGTGCGACGTGGTGGCGGCGGCCGGTGGATCGTGCCCGCCGGACGCCCTCGGGCCGCGGTGGCCGGTGCCCGGCCGGTGAGGTGGGCGGCCGCGCGGGCCTGCGCTGCGGAGGGGACCGCAGCAGGGGTGGCGCGTCCGATGCTCGGCGCCTGGTTCGGTCGCGGCGGACGGCGGCCGGACCGCACGGCTGCCACCGCATCGGCGAACGGACCGCCGGACCGGTACCGCATACCAGGGTTCTTCACCAGTGTGATCTCGATCAGCTCGCGCACATTCGGCGGCAGGTCCGCGGGCAGCGGCGGGGGGGTCTCCTTGATGTGCTTCATCGCCACGGTCAGTGCACCGTCACCGGTGAAAGGCCGCCTGCCGGAGAGGGATTCGTAGCCGACGACGCCGAGCGCGTACACGTCGCTGGCTGCGGTCGCGTCATGACCCAGGGCCTGTTCGGGCGCGATGTACTGCGCCGTGCCCATCACCATGCCGGTCTGGGTGACCGGGGCCGCGTCGACGGCCTTGGCGATACCGAAGTCGGTGAGTTTCACCTGACCGGTCGGGGTGATGAGGATGTTGCCGGGCTTGACGTCGCGGTGCACCAGGCCGGCGGTGTGTGCGACCTGCAAGGCGCGCCCGGTCTGCTCGAGCATGTCGAGGGCGTGCCGCAGGGAGAGCCGGCCGGTGCGTTTGAGCACCGAGTTCAACGGTTCACCGTTGACCAGTTCCATCACCAGGTACGCGGTGCGGCCCTCGCCGTCCATGTCGGTCTCGCCGTAGTCGTACACGCTGGCGATACCGGGGTGGTTGAGCATCGCGACGGTGCGCGCCTCGGCGCGGAACCGTTCGACGAACTCCGGGTCGGTGGAGTACTCGGCCTTGAGGACCTTGATGGCGACACGCCGGCCCAGGCGGCTGTCCACGGCTTCCCACACCTGGCCCATACCACCGGTGGCGATGAGCCGCTGGAGCCGGTAGCGGCCGGAGAGGGTGACACCGACGCGCGGACTCATTGCTCGGCTCCGAACCCGGCGCCCCGCGAACTCACGATCCCTCCCGCAGTGCCGCGGCGATGGTGGCCCGGCCGATCGGTGCGGCGACCTGTCCGCCGGTGGCCGAGAGCCGGTTGCCGCCGTTCTCGACGAGCACGGCGATGGCGACCTTGGGCGCCTGCGCCGGTGCGAAGGCGATGTACCAGGCATGGGGCGGAGTGTTGCCCGGGTCAGTCCCGTGCTCGGCAGTGCCCGTCTTCGACGCGATCTGCACGCCGGCGATGGCTCCTTTCTGCTGCGTCTGCTGCTCAGCGCCGACCATCAGGGCAGTCAGTGTAGCCGCGACCTCGGGTGTCACCGCCCGGCGCTCGTCGACCGGTTCGGTCGTCGTAAGGTTTGCCAAGTCGGGTCCACGCAGGCTGTCGACCAGGTAGGGCCGCATGGTCACCCCTTCGTTCGCGACGGTGGCAGCGACCATCGCGTTCTGCAGCGGTGTCAACGCCACGTCGCGCTGCCCGATGCTGGACATGCCCAGTGCGGCGGCGTCACCGATCGGGCCGACCGTGGATTCGGCGACCTGCAGCGGGATCGGCGCGGGCGGCATATCGAGCCCGAAAGCCGACGCCGTCTTCTTCAGGGCCTCCGTACCGGTGTCGATGCCCATCTCGACGAAGGCGGTGTTGCACGACCGGGCGAACGCTTCGCGTAGCGGCACGGTGGGGCCGCTGCCGCAGGCCGAGCCGCCGAAGTTCTCCAGGGTCACGGAACTGTTCGGCAGTGGGACGCGCGGTGCCGCGGTCAGTTGGGTGTCCGGGGTCGCGCCGTTCTCCAGGGCGGCGGCGGTGGTGATCACCTTGAAGGTCGACCCGGGCGGGTAGGTCTCCGAGATCGCCCGGTTGACCAGCGGGTTGTCCGGATTGTCGCGCAGCTGCTGCCACGCGGCGGTCTGTTGTTCGACGTCGTGGGCGGCCAGCAGGTTCGGATCGTAGGACGGCGCGGACACCATCGCGAGGATCTTGCCCGTCGACGGCTCCAGCGCCACCACCGACCCCTTACACGGCCCGTTGCAGCCGGCCTCCATGGCATCCCAGGCGGCCTGCTGCACCTGCGGGTTGATAGTGGTGACCACGTTGCCGCCGCGCGGATCGCGGCCGGTGAAGAAGTCGGCCAACCGGCGGCCGAAGAGCCGTTGGTCGGAGCCGTTGAGGATCGCGTCCTCGGCCCGTTCCAGGCCGGTGCTCGAGTAGGTGAGGGAGTAGAAGCCGGTGACCGGTGCGTAGGCCTGCGCATTCGGATACACCCGCAAGAACCTGAACCGCCCGGGGGTGGACACCGAATACGCCAGCAGCTGGCCGCCGGCGGTGATCTGACCGCGCTGGCGGGAGTACTCGTCGAGCAGCACGCGCTGGTTGCGCGGGTCGCTGCGCAGGCTGTCGGCGGTGAAAACCTGGGTGACGGTGGCGTTGCCGAGCAACAGCACGATCAAGACCATGATCGTGACCGAGATGCGCCGCAGTGAGGTGTTCATACCTTGCCGATCACCTCGGTGCTGGCGGCGGCGATCGGTGTCTGCGGCACCGGTTTGGTGCTGATCGGCCTGCGCGCGGCGTGTGAGATCCGCAGCAGGATCGCCAGCAGCAGGTAGTTGGCCACCAGCGAGGAACCGCCGTAGGACATCCACGGGGTGGTGAGCCCGGTCAACGGGATCAGCCGCGTCACGCCGCCCACCACGATGAACAGCTGGAATGCCAGCGTTGACGCCAGACCGGCAGCGAGCAGCTTGCCGAAGCTGTCCCGCACGGCGATCGCGGTGCGCAGTCCCCGGATGACGAGGATCGTGTAGAGCATCAGCACCGCAGAGAACCCCACCAGGCCGAGTTCCTCACCGACCGCGGCGATGATGAAGTCCGTCGACGCCGCCGGCACCGTCCCCGGCTGGCCGTTACCCAGACCGGTGCCGAAGACGCCTCCGGTCGCGAAGCTGAACATCGACTGCACCAGTTGGTAGCCCGCGCCCTCGGGATCGGCGAACGGGTCGAGCCAGGTCTGCACCCGCACACGGACGTGGCCGAAGAGGTAGTACGCCGCGACGCAGCCCGCCGCGAACAGGCTCAGTCCGATCGCCACCCAGCTGACCCGGTCGGTGGCGACGTAGAGCAGGATCAAAAACGACGTGTAGAGCAGCAGTGAGGTGCCGAGGTCCTTCTCGAACACCATGACGCCGATCGAGGCGATCCACGCCGCCAGCAGCGGGGCGAGGTCGCGCGGCCGCGGCAGTGTCATCCCCAGGAAGTGTTTTCCCGCACTGGTGAACAGCTCCCGTTTGTCGACCAGCACGGCGGCGAAGAAGACCAGCAGCAGGATCTTGGAGAACTCCGCTGGCTGAATCGAGAAGCCCGGCAACTCAATCCAGATCTTGGCGCCGTTCTGCTCCGACATCGACGCGGGCAGCACCGCCGGGATCGCCAACAGGATCAAACCGGCCAGGCCGCAGACGTACCCGTACCGCGCCAGCATCCGATGATCACTGAGAAACGTGATGACACAGGCGAATCCGATGACCCCGACCAGCGTCCACAGCATCTGCTGGTTCGCCGTGCCGCCTAGGCCCCGGCCGGTCAGCTCGCCCTGGGCCAGGTCGAGGCGGTGAATCATCACCAGTCCCAGCCCGTTGAGCAGGGCGACAACCGGCAGCAAAAGCGGATCGGCGTAGGGCGCATAGCGGCGCACCGCCAGGTGCGCCCCGGCGAACAGCGCGAGGTATCCGGCAGTGTACTGCGCCAGGTCCCAGCTGATGCCCTGCTCCTGGTTGGCCTCCACCATCAGCAGGGCGACGGTGGTGATGGCCGCGGCGAAGGCCAGCAGCAGCAATTCGGCGTTCCGCCGATTCGGCAGCGGCGGAGTGACCGTCACCGGTGACTGCGGCTGGGTGGTCATGATGCCGCCCGGCAGGTCGTTCCCGGTTGTGGTGGCGGCGGAGGCAGCGCGGTCACGGTCGGCGACGGGGGAGGGGGTGGCGGTGTCACTGTCGTCGGCGTCTCGGGCGCGGGGGACGTGCCGGAGCGCGGAACGCCGTTCGTCGCGGCCGATCCTGACGGTGACGGTGACGGCGAAGGCGAAGGCGAAGGCGAACTTGACGGCGACGGCGACGGCGACGGCGACGGCGACGGCGAGGGCGGCGGTGCGCGGCGGGCGGTCGTCGGTGGCCGGGCCGGGCAGATTGGCAGCACCGAACTGCGGGCGAGCTCCTCGATCTGCGCGATCGCCTCGTCGAGCGAACCGCCGGGCAGACCGGCGATCACCTGTGCGCGTTCGGATTCGCGCATGTCCTGCACGTTGAGCAGCTGACACCCGCGGTTCTCGCCGGACTGGCCCGCGCTGATCAGCGACAGTTCGTTGCGGGCGTTGAGGCACCCGAGCAGATACGGCTCCTGCAGCGAGTATCCGAGTAGCGAGCCGTCGACACCGCGCATGACCGACACGGTGCCTTCGTGAGCCGCCACGTAGTAGTTGTTGCGCACGATCTCGCGGCCGATCGCCAGACCGGCCAGCACCACCAGCACCAGCAAGGTGGCCACGATGACAATTCGGCGCCTCGACCGTGGCTTCTTGACGGGCTCTTCGGGCGGCGCCGCAACACGTTTGGGCGCATTGCGTTTCGGGTTGAACGCCGACGCGCGGCCGGCTGCGGTGTTCGGAGGCGGCTGGTCGTCGTCGCCGCTGACCGCACCGGCCAGGATCGGGGCCGTCTGGCCGTAGTCGTAATCTATGACGTCGGCGACGACCACGGTGACGTTGTCGGGCCCGCCGCCGCGCAGCGCCAACTCGATCAGCCGGTCGGCGCTTTCGGCGACGTCGGGTATCTGAAGCGCCTCGGCGATGGTGTCGTGGCTGACCGGATCCGACAACCCGTCGGAGCACAGCAGGTAGCGGTCGCCGGCGCGGGCCTCCCGCATGATCAGCGTCGGCTCGACCTCGTGTCCGGTGAGCGCGCGCATGATCAGGGAGCGCTGGGGGTGGCTGTGCGCCTCCTCGGCGGTGATGCGCCCTTCGTCGACGAGGGTCTGGACGAACGTGTCGTCCTTGGTGATCTGAGTGAGCTCACCGTCGCGCATCAGATAGCCACGCGAGTCGCCGATGTGCACCAGGCCCAGGCGGTTGCCGGCGAACAGGATCGCGGTGAGGGTGGTGCCCATGCCCTCGAGCTCGGGGTCGGCTTCCACATGGGCGGCAATGGCCGAGTTGCCTTCACGCACCGCGTTGTCGAGCTTGCTGAGCAGGTCGCCGCCGGGTTCGTCGTCGTCGAGGTGGGCCAACGCGGCGATCACCAGTTGGGAGGCGACTTCTCCCGCGGCGTGGCCACCCATGCCGTCGGCCAGCGCCAGCAGCCGGGCACCGGCGTAGACGGAATCCTCGTTGTTGGCGCGGACCAGGCCGCGGTCACTGCGCGCGGCGTATCGCAGAACGAGGGTCACGGGCGCAGCTCGATCACCGTCTTGCCGATTCGAACCGGCGTGCCTATCGGAACCCTTACCGCAGTCGTCACCTTCGCCCTGTCAAGGTACGTGCCGTTGGTCGATCCTAGGTCTTCGACGTACCACTCCGACCCTCGTGGCGACAGCCTGGCGTGCCGGGTGGACGCGTAGTCGTCGGTGAGCACGAGGGTCGAGTCATCAGCCCGCCCGATGAGCACCGGTTGGGAACCGAGCGTGATCCGGGTGCCGGCCAGCGCGCCCTCGGTGACGACGAGTTGGCGGGCGACGTTGCGCTGCCGGTTGGGCAGCAGCGAGCCCCGCAGCGCCAGGCCGCGGCGCACCATCACCGCACCCGTCGGTGCATAGATGTCGGTGCGCAGGATGCGCAGCACTGACCAGATGAACAACCACAGCAGCAGCAGGAAGCCGACACGCGTCAGCTGCAGCACCAACCCCTGCATCTGACGTCCTCTCCGTCCTGTTCACCGCACGTACAACCGTCGGTCGCGCCCGCTGGCAACGTCACGATACTTGGGGCGGCGATCGGGGCGAAGGCGAAGCCGACAGCTTGACCTGAACGTGACCGCGCGCGCGGTGAGTTCAGTGCATGCGGACGATGATCTCAGAGTGGCCCAGCCGGATGATGTCTCCGTCGGCGAGCTGCCATTCCTGAACCGGCGCGTTGTTCACCGTGGTGCCGTTGGTGGAGTTCAGATCGGACAGCAGGGCGACCTGACCGTCCCATCGGATCTCCAGATGGCGGCGGGACACACCGGTGTCGGGGAGGCGGAATTGAGCGTCCTGACCACGCCCGATGACGTTGGCACCTTCGCGCAGCTGGTAAGTGCGGCCGCTGCCGTCGTCGAGCTGCAGGGTCACCGTGGTGCCGCCGGCCGGGTAGTCGCCCTGGCCGTAGCCGCCGCCGTAACCGCCGGCGCCCTGGCCGTAGTCGTAGTCACGGCCGGCGGGCTCGCCGTATCCTGGGTCGCCGTAGCCGCCGGCCGGCTCGGCGTAACCGCGGCCGTAGTCCTGTCCGTAGTCCTGCCGGGCCCCGGCCGGAGCACCGTAGCCGCCGCCGTACCCACCCTGGTCCGGGTAGCCACCCTGATCGGGGTATCCGGGACGCCCGTAGCCGCCGTCCTCGTGGCGGCCTGGACCGCCGGGCGGACGACCGTAGTCGTAGTCCGCGCCGGGCGCGCCGTAGCCGGGCTGTCCGGCCGGAGGGGGTGGGTATCCCCCCGGGCCCTGACGGTAACCCTGGTCGTAGCCGCCGGCGGGCGGGCCGGCGGGCGGGCCGTAGCCACCCTGGCCGGCAGGTCCGCGCTGCTCGTAGCCGCCACCGCCGTAACCGCCCTGATCGGGGTAGCCACCACGGTCCGGGTAGCCGCCCTGGTCGGGGTAGCCCCCGCGAGGCGGGTAACCGCCGTGCTCCGGCGGGTAGGGGGCGCGGGGCTCCTGGCCACGCGGCTCCTCCTGCGGACGGCCGTAACCTTCGTCGTAGTAGTCGTCGCCGGGCCGTCCCTGTCCCTGGCCG contains:
- a CDS encoding FtsW/RodA/SpoVE family cell cycle protein; translated protein: MTTQPQSPVTVTPPLPNRRNAELLLLAFAAAITTVALLMVEANQEQGISWDLAQYTAGYLALFAGAHLAVRRYAPYADPLLLPVVALLNGLGLVMIHRLDLAQGELTGRGLGGTANQQMLWTLVGVIGFACVITFLSDHRMLARYGYVCGLAGLILLAIPAVLPASMSEQNGAKIWIELPGFSIQPAEFSKILLLVFFAAVLVDKRELFTSAGKHFLGMTLPRPRDLAPLLAAWIASIGVMVFEKDLGTSLLLYTSFLILLYVATDRVSWVAIGLSLFAAGCVAAYYLFGHVRVRVQTWLDPFADPEGAGYQLVQSMFSFATGGVFGTGLGNGQPGTVPAASTDFIIAAVGEELGLVGFSAVLMLYTILVIRGLRTAIAVRDSFGKLLAAGLASTLAFQLFIVVGGVTRLIPLTGLTTPWMSYGGSSLVANYLLLAILLRISHAARRPISTKPVPQTPIAAASTEVIGKV
- a CDS encoding protein kinase domain-containing protein, whose translation is MSPRVGVTLSGRYRLQRLIATGGMGQVWEAVDSRLGRRVAIKVLKAEYSTDPEFVERFRAEARTVAMLNHPGIASVYDYGETDMDGEGRTAYLVMELVNGEPLNSVLKRTGRLSLRHALDMLEQTGRALQVAHTAGLVHRDVKPGNILITPTGQVKLTDFGIAKAVDAAPVTQTGMVMGTAQYIAPEQALGHDATAASDVYALGVVGYESLSGRRPFTGDGALTVAMKHIKETPPPLPADLPPNVRELIEITLVKNPGMRYRSGGPFADAVAAVRSGRRPPRPNQAPSIGRATPAAVPSAAQARAAAHLTGRAPATAARGRPAGTIHRPPPPRRTFSPGQRALLWAAGVLGALAIVIAVLIVLNAQDRKESELPPQTVTNTIVETTPYQSPAAMPKWTPDWTSSAVIGHGGDIFGAVRPDAVVVSAHLRALPAPAQTWLRTQT
- a CDS encoding PP2C family protein-serine/threonine phosphatase, whose amino-acid sequence is MTLVLRYAARSDRGLVRANNEDSVYAGARLLALADGMGGHAAGEVASQLVIAALAHLDDDEPGGDLLSKLDNAVREGNSAIAAHVEADPELEGMGTTLTAILFAGNRLGLVHIGDSRGYLMRDGELTQITKDDTFVQTLVDEGRITAEEAHSHPQRSLIMRALTGHEVEPTLIMREARAGDRYLLCSDGLSDPVSHDTIAEALQIPDVAESADRLIELALRGGGPDNVTVVVADVIDYDYGQTAPILAGAVSGDDDQPPPNTAAGRASAFNPKRNAPKRVAAPPEEPVKKPRSRRRIVIVATLLVLVVLAGLAIGREIVRNNYYVAAHEGTVSVMRGVDGSLLGYSLQEPYLLGCLNARNELSLISAGQSGENRGCQLLNVQDMRESERAQVIAGLPGGSLDEAIAQIEELARSSVLPICPARPPTTARRAPPPSPSPSPSPSPSPSSSPSPSPSPSPSPSGSAATNGVPRSGTSPAPETPTTVTPPPPPPSPTVTALPPPPPQPGTTCRAAS
- the pbpA gene encoding D,D-transpeptidase PbpA, with amino-acid sequence MNTSLRRISVTIMVLIVLLLGNATVTQVFTADSLRSDPRNQRVLLDEYSRQRGQITAGGQLLAYSVSTPGRFRFLRVYPNAQAYAPVTGFYSLTYSSTGLERAEDAILNGSDQRLFGRRLADFFTGRDPRGGNVVTTINPQVQQAAWDAMEAGCNGPCKGSVVALEPSTGKILAMVSAPSYDPNLLAAHDVEQQTAAWQQLRDNPDNPLVNRAISETYPPGSTFKVITTAAALENGATPDTQLTAAPRVPLPNSSVTLENFGGSACGSGPTVPLREAFARSCNTAFVEMGIDTGTEALKKTASAFGLDMPPAPIPLQVAESTVGPIGDAAALGMSSIGQRDVALTPLQNAMVAATVANEGVTMRPYLVDSLRGPDLANLTTTEPVDERRAVTPEVAATLTALMVGAEQQTQQKGAIAGVQIASKTGTAEHGTDPGNTPPHAWYIAFAPAQAPKVAIAVLVENGGNRLSATGGQVAAPIGRATIAAALREGS
- a CDS encoding FHA domain-containing protein FhaB/FipA; protein product: MQGLVLQLTRVGFLLLLWLFIWSVLRILRTDIYAPTGAVMVRRGLALRGSLLPNRQRNVARQLVVTEGALAGTRITLGSQPVLIGRADDSTLVLTDDYASTRHARLSPRGSEWYVEDLGSTNGTYLDRAKVTTAVRVPIGTPVRIGKTVIELRP
- a CDS encoding DUF3662 and FHA domain-containing protein, which codes for MGLVDRIERKLESTVGDAFARVFGGSIVPQEVEALLRREAESGIRPLGRGCILAPNAYVITLSVPDHKKVSADPDLTATTFAKHLEGYIREQGWQTYGDVVVKFEQSPNLHTGQFRARGAVNPDSTTGEPAPPHRNHAFPAEAGVPPMSDNPTYRGGGQGQGRPGDDYYDEGYGRPQEEPRGQEPRAPYPPEHGGYPPRGGYPDQGGYPDRGGYPDQGGYGGGGYEQRGPAGQGGYGPPAGPPAGGYDQGYRQGPGGYPPPPAGQPGYGAPGADYDYGRPPGGPGRHEDGGYGRPGYPDQGGYPDQGGYGGGYGAPAGARQDYGQDYGRGYAEPAGGYGDPGYGEPAGRDYDYGQGAGGYGGGYGQGDYPAGGTTVTLQLDDGSGRTYQLREGANVIGRGQDAQFRLPDTGVSRRHLEIRWDGQVALLSDLNSTNGTTVNNAPVQEWQLADGDIIRLGHSEIIVRMH
- the pknB gene encoding Stk1 family PASTA domain-containing Ser/Thr kinase is translated as MTTPQHLSDRYELGEILGFGGMSEVHLARDTRLHRDVAIKVLRADLARDPSFYLRFRREAQNAAALNHPAIVAVYDTGEAETPTGPLPYIVMEYVDGVTLRDIVQSDGPMPPKRALEVIADACQALNFSHQHGTIHRDVKPANIMISKTGAVKVMDFGIAKALADSSSVTQTAAVIGTAQYLSPEQARGEKVDARSDVYSLGCVLYELLTGEPPFVGDSPVAVAYQHVREDPVPPSHKHADITPDLDAVVLKALAKNPDNRYQTAAELRADLVRVHSGEPPEAPKVFTDAERTSMLAAAPHPDRTAPIAHMPRPEPRLVERNRGGSIGRWVVAVAVLAVLTVVVAVAINTYGGSTRAVQVPDVRGEVSAEAIAQLQNAGFTVRTQNEPNSEVPPDHVIGTSPAANTEADAGDEITINVSTGPEQREVPDVRSLTYAEAVRTLTDAGFGRFRQQASPSTPELKDRVLATNPQANQTSAITNEITIIIGSGPESRAVPDVVGQTVETAQQILTASGFRNSVPADVDSTEPAGQVIGTSPTAGESVPVDTPVQLQVSRGNQFVMPDLTGQFWTDAEPRLRALGWTGVLDKGGDVPNSGQRTNAVVRQNPPPGSAVNFDSRITLNFAS